A part of Bacteroidia bacterium genomic DNA contains:
- a CDS encoding TraR/DksA C4-type zinc finger protein: MDNNSDKKFYSKSELEEFRQLITQKLDESKIEYKRLAESLKEFSGNSADSYNFTEYGNESREKEQVEILMARQSKFIDKLEHALIRIANGSYGICRISGELIPKERLRIVPHATTTVSAKMKQSPSNTEEA; this comes from the coding sequence ATGGACAACAACAGTGATAAAAAGTTCTATTCCAAATCAGAACTCGAAGAGTTTCGGCAACTGATCACCCAAAAACTGGATGAATCAAAAATCGAATATAAACGCCTGGCAGAAAGTTTGAAAGAATTCAGCGGAAACTCTGCTGACAGTTATAACTTTACGGAATACGGAAACGAAAGCCGGGAAAAAGAACAGGTGGAAATTCTGATGGCGAGGCAGTCAAAATTTATTGACAAACTCGAACATGCGCTCATCAGAATCGCAAATGGCTCTTACGGCATTTGTAGAATTTCAGGAGAGCTTATTCCCAAAGAACGTCTTCGCATTGTACCACATGCGACAACGACTGTTTCTGCAAAAATGAAACAATCACCCAGTAATACAGAAGAGGCATAG
- a CDS encoding signal peptidase II has translation MKTARKYFLISLTIILVDQIVKFIVKLNMDMGEVGQIKILGNLFKLHFIENKGAAFGFTVSNLARGLGFDMTEETGKLILSVFSILAVFAIGYVLYRLADHKSPLPYYIALIFGGAVGNIIDRTFYGLWFSNINEYDGGLFHGRVVDMFYLDIWRGHLPDWLPFWGGDYTSLWPIFNIADSAISIGIVVILLFQGRFFKMDELARGIPLPQKNTGTTQVTEPISVPEDENFPETESDQTEE, from the coding sequence TTGAAAACAGCGAGAAAATATTTTCTGATTTCCCTGACGATCATCCTCGTAGATCAGATTGTTAAGTTTATCGTAAAGTTAAACATGGATATGGGGGAAGTCGGGCAGATTAAAATTCTGGGGAATTTATTTAAGCTACACTTTATTGAAAATAAAGGAGCTGCCTTTGGCTTTACAGTTTCCAACCTCGCCCGGGGACTGGGTTTTGATATGACAGAAGAGACCGGAAAACTGATTCTTTCGGTCTTCTCCATTCTGGCTGTGTTTGCAATCGGCTATGTATTATATCGCCTCGCCGATCATAAGTCGCCGCTGCCCTATTATATAGCCCTGATTTTTGGTGGCGCAGTTGGCAATATTATTGACCGTACCTTTTACGGATTATGGTTTTCAAACATAAATGAATATGATGGCGGCCTGTTTCACGGTCGCGTAGTTGATATGTTTTATCTTGACATATGGAGAGGTCATTTACCAGACTGGCTTCCTTTCTGGGGTGGAGATTATACTTCACTATGGCCAATATTTAATATCGCAGACTCCGCGATTTCTATCGGAATAGTAGTTATTCTCTTGTTTCAGGGCAGGTTTTTCAAAATGGACGAACTCGCCCGTGGCATTCCACTTCCTCAAAAAAATACAGGAACCACACAGGTCACAGAACCTATTTCCGTTCCTGAGGATGAAAATTTTCCAGAAACAGAATCGGACCAAACCGAAGAATGA